One window from the genome of Streptomyces sp. NBC_00708 encodes:
- a CDS encoding AMP-dependent synthetase/ligase, protein MSTPPAPSPAPAVPALVEPTLERDTYGTVRQVSVPAFAPPVRRGSLAEIPFDNAREAPADAVLSRKQPDGGWQDVTAAEFAAEVLAVAKGLIAEGLRGGDRIAIMARTTYEWTLLDFAAWAAGLVTVPIYPTSSAFQARWILQDSGAVACAVETAEQGRIISQERKQLPGLTHLWQFDTGALGRLKKLGQHLTDDAVAERRATLEPETPATLIYTSGTTGRPKGCVLTHGNFFAEVDNAIELLHPVFKSVSKYPASTLLFLPLSHVFGRMVAIGCLRARVRLGHAPSIQTEDLLADLAGFKPSFLLAIPYVLEKVYNTGRATAEKMGRASSFDRAARIAQRYGQAVEAAEHGTGPGPGLGLRAARALYDPLVYRRIRAALGGHVRYAICGGSPLGRRLAAFYAGAGIEIFEGYGLTETTAAATVTPPLRPRLGTVGWPLPGTAVRIADDGEVLLSGGQVFQGYWDAERAVSVPVLDGGWFATGDLGALDEGGYLTITGRKKDIIITSGGKNVTPAPLEDWLRAHPLVSQCMVAGDNRSFITALITLEADGLAHWCRMRKKQGIPMRELVHDEELRTALQRAVDEANRLVSRAESIRKFTVLPVDFTEESGHLTPSLKLKRAAIARDFAEEIEALYRK, encoded by the coding sequence GTGTCCACGCCACCCGCACCTTCCCCCGCACCCGCCGTCCCCGCCCTGGTCGAGCCGACACTGGAGCGGGACACCTACGGCACCGTCCGGCAGGTCTCCGTACCGGCGTTCGCCCCGCCCGTCCGGCGCGGCTCGCTCGCCGAGATCCCGTTCGACAACGCCCGCGAGGCCCCCGCCGACGCCGTCCTCAGCCGCAAGCAGCCGGACGGCGGCTGGCAGGACGTGACCGCCGCCGAGTTCGCCGCCGAGGTGCTGGCCGTCGCCAAGGGCCTGATCGCGGAGGGCCTGCGCGGCGGCGACCGGATCGCGATCATGGCCCGTACGACGTACGAGTGGACCCTGCTCGACTTCGCGGCGTGGGCGGCCGGGCTGGTCACCGTGCCGATCTACCCGACCTCGTCCGCCTTCCAGGCCCGCTGGATCCTCCAGGACTCCGGGGCCGTCGCCTGCGCGGTCGAGACGGCCGAACAGGGCCGGATCATCAGCCAGGAACGCAAGCAGCTCCCCGGGCTCACCCACCTCTGGCAGTTCGACACCGGCGCGCTCGGCCGGCTGAAGAAGCTCGGGCAGCACCTGACGGACGACGCCGTCGCCGAGCGCCGCGCCACCCTGGAGCCGGAGACCCCGGCCACCCTGATCTACACCTCGGGCACCACGGGCCGCCCCAAGGGCTGCGTGCTGACCCACGGCAACTTCTTCGCCGAGGTCGACAACGCCATCGAGCTGCTGCACCCGGTCTTCAAGTCCGTGAGCAAGTACCCGGCGTCCACCCTGCTGTTCCTGCCGCTGTCGCACGTCTTCGGCCGGATGGTCGCCATCGGATGTCTGCGCGCCCGGGTCCGCCTCGGCCACGCCCCGTCGATCCAGACCGAGGACCTGCTCGCCGACCTGGCCGGCTTCAAGCCGTCGTTCCTGCTGGCGATCCCGTACGTCCTGGAGAAGGTCTACAACACCGGCCGGGCCACCGCCGAGAAGATGGGGCGGGCCTCCTCCTTCGACCGGGCCGCCCGGATCGCCCAGCGCTACGGGCAGGCCGTCGAGGCCGCCGAACACGGCACGGGCCCCGGGCCCGGCCTCGGGCTGCGCGCGGCCCGCGCCCTGTACGACCCGTTGGTCTACCGCCGTATCCGGGCCGCGCTCGGCGGCCATGTCCGGTACGCGATCTGCGGCGGCTCCCCGCTGGGCCGCCGGCTCGCCGCGTTCTACGCGGGCGCCGGCATCGAGATCTTCGAGGGCTACGGGCTGACCGAGACCACCGCCGCCGCCACGGTCACCCCGCCGCTCAGGCCCCGCCTGGGCACGGTGGGCTGGCCGTTGCCCGGCACCGCCGTACGCATAGCCGACGACGGGGAGGTGCTGCTCAGCGGCGGGCAGGTGTTCCAGGGGTACTGGGACGCCGAGCGCGCGGTGTCCGTGCCCGTCCTCGACGGCGGCTGGTTCGCCACCGGTGACCTGGGCGCGCTCGACGAGGGCGGCTACCTCACGATCACCGGCCGCAAGAAGGACATCATCATCACCTCGGGCGGCAAGAACGTCACCCCGGCCCCGCTGGAGGACTGGCTGCGCGCCCATCCGCTGGTCAGCCAGTGCATGGTGGCCGGCGACAACCGCTCGTTCATCACCGCCCTGATCACGCTGGAGGCGGACGGGCTCGCCCACTGGTGCCGGATGCGCAAGAAGCAGGGCATCCCGATGCGCGAACTCGTCCACGACGAGGAGCTGCGCACCGCCCTCCAGCGCGCGGTCGACGAGGCCAACCGGCTGGTCTCCCGGGCCGAGTCGATCCGCAAGTTCACCGTCCTGCCGGTGGACTTCACCGAGGAGAGCGGCCATCTCACGCCGTCGCTGAAGCTGAAGCGCGCCGCGATCGCGCGGGACTTCGCGGAGGAGATCGAGGCGCTGTACCGCAAGTGA
- a CDS encoding acetyl-CoA C-acetyltransferase has translation MVELIPLALPQPRRVAVIGGSRIPFARSDGPYAQASNQQMLTAALDGLVERFGLRGERVGEFAAGAVLKHSRDFNLARETVLGSRLDPRTPAYDVQQACGTGLQAVIAAANKIMLGAIDSAIAGGTDTTSDAPLGVNDELRRLLLSVRRAKSAGARAKALTGVRPRHLVPDIPRNAEPRTGLSMGDHAALTARQWDIARADQDLLAATSHQRLAAAYERGFLDDLVVPYRGLDRDQNLRPGSTVEKLATLKPVFGTGHPDATMTAGNSTPLTDGAATVLLASEEWAEAHGLEPQAYLSLYETAAVDYVNGEDGLLMAPAYAVPRLLERAGLGIEDFDLFEIHEAFASQVLATLAAWEKQGLAPVGRDRLNVAGSSLATGHPFAATGARIVATLAKLLAERDAPGRGLISVCAAGGQGVTAILERV, from the coding sequence CTGGTCGAGTTGATTCCCCTCGCACTCCCGCAGCCCCGCCGCGTCGCGGTCATCGGTGGCAGCCGCATTCCCTTTGCCCGCTCCGACGGGCCCTACGCGCAGGCCTCCAACCAGCAGATGCTGACCGCCGCGCTCGACGGTCTCGTCGAGCGGTTCGGGCTCCGGGGCGAGCGCGTCGGCGAGTTCGCGGCGGGCGCGGTCCTCAAGCACAGCCGCGACTTCAACCTGGCCCGCGAGACGGTCCTCGGCTCCCGGCTCGACCCGCGCACCCCCGCGTACGACGTCCAACAGGCCTGCGGCACCGGCCTCCAGGCGGTGATCGCCGCCGCGAACAAGATCATGCTCGGGGCGATCGACTCGGCGATCGCGGGCGGCACGGACACCACGAGCGACGCGCCGCTCGGCGTCAACGACGAACTGCGCAGGCTGCTGCTGTCCGTCCGGCGCGCGAAGTCGGCGGGCGCCCGCGCGAAGGCGCTGACGGGCGTACGGCCCCGGCACCTCGTCCCGGACATCCCGCGCAACGCCGAACCCCGCACCGGCCTCTCGATGGGCGACCACGCGGCGCTCACCGCCCGGCAGTGGGACATCGCCCGCGCCGATCAGGACCTCCTCGCGGCCACCAGCCACCAGCGGCTCGCCGCCGCGTACGAACGGGGCTTCCTGGACGACCTCGTCGTCCCCTACCGGGGCCTGGACCGGGACCAGAACCTGCGCCCCGGCTCCACGGTGGAGAAACTCGCCACGCTGAAGCCGGTGTTCGGCACCGGCCACCCGGACGCGACGATGACCGCGGGCAACTCGACGCCGCTCACGGACGGCGCCGCGACCGTGCTCCTGGCGAGCGAGGAGTGGGCCGAGGCGCACGGCCTGGAGCCGCAGGCGTACCTCTCGCTGTACGAGACCGCCGCAGTGGACTACGTGAACGGCGAGGACGGGCTGCTGATGGCGCCCGCCTACGCGGTGCCCCGGCTGCTGGAGCGGGCCGGGCTCGGCATCGAGGACTTCGACCTCTTCGAGATCCACGAGGCCTTCGCCTCCCAGGTGCTGGCCACGCTGGCCGCCTGGGAGAAGCAGGGCCTCGCGCCCGTCGGCCGGGACCGGCTGAACGTGGCGGGGTCCTCCCTCGCCACCGGCCACCCGTTCGCCGCGACGGGCGCCCGCATCGTCGCCACCCTGGCCAAGCTCCTCGCGGAACGGGACGCCCCGGGCCGGGGCCTGATCTCGGTCTGCGCGGCGGGCGGCCAGGGCGTCACGGCCATTCTCGAACGCGTGTGA
- a CDS encoding 3-oxoacyl-ACP reductase: MADRYLHLTGTAPGKFLTRKLGLPQPTRLRRWTPEAPAPTGPVLHLTAGDSAVTEDLAALLTATGLEVTARADRPAALVLDATAVDTAAGLGAVHAALHPVVRSLAPGGRVVVLGVRPSPDDHHQAAAQQALEGFVRSLGKEIGKGATVQLVRIAPGAVAAAESTLRFLLSPRSAYVSGQVIEVTDAAPDEVADWAAPLAGRTALVTGAARGIGASVASVLARDGARVVCLDIPQAREDLVRTADRLGATALPLDITAEDAAERIAAAVPDGLDILVHNAGITRDRRLANMPAERWASVIDVNLDSVLRTTDALLKAGTLNRGGRIVATASIAGIAGNNGQTNYAASKAGIIGLVRSLAPRAAADHGVTVNAVAPGFIETKMTAAVPLLIREAGRRMNSLAQGGLPVDVAETTAWFAQPASTAVNGQIVRVCGQSLLGA; this comes from the coding sequence ATGGCCGACCGCTATCTGCACCTGACCGGCACGGCACCCGGCAAGTTCCTCACCCGGAAGCTCGGCCTCCCGCAGCCCACCCGGCTGCGACGCTGGACCCCCGAGGCGCCGGCGCCGACCGGCCCGGTCCTCCACCTCACCGCCGGGGACTCCGCCGTCACCGAGGACCTCGCCGCGCTCCTCACCGCCACCGGCCTGGAGGTCACCGCCCGCGCGGACCGGCCCGCCGCGCTCGTGCTCGACGCGACCGCCGTGGACACCGCGGCCGGGCTCGGCGCCGTGCACGCCGCCCTCCACCCGGTCGTCCGCTCGCTCGCCCCCGGCGGCCGGGTCGTCGTCCTCGGGGTGCGGCCGTCCCCGGACGACCACCACCAGGCCGCCGCCCAGCAGGCCCTGGAGGGCTTCGTCCGCTCCCTGGGCAAGGAGATCGGCAAGGGCGCCACCGTGCAGCTGGTGCGCATCGCCCCCGGAGCCGTCGCCGCCGCCGAATCCACCCTGCGCTTCCTGCTCTCACCCCGGTCCGCGTACGTCAGCGGCCAGGTCATCGAGGTCACCGACGCCGCCCCGGACGAGGTCGCCGACTGGGCCGCCCCGCTCGCCGGCCGCACCGCCCTGGTCACCGGCGCCGCCCGGGGCATCGGGGCCTCCGTCGCCTCGGTCCTGGCCCGCGACGGCGCCCGGGTCGTCTGCCTGGACATCCCGCAGGCCCGGGAGGACCTGGTGCGCACCGCCGACCGCCTCGGCGCCACCGCGCTCCCCCTCGACATCACCGCCGAGGACGCCGCCGAACGCATCGCGGCCGCCGTCCCGGACGGGCTCGACATCCTCGTGCACAACGCCGGCATCACCCGCGACCGGCGGCTCGCCAACATGCCCGCCGAACGCTGGGCCTCGGTCATCGACGTCAACCTGGACAGCGTCCTGCGCACCACCGACGCGCTGCTGAAGGCCGGCACGCTCAACCGGGGCGGCCGGATCGTCGCCACCGCCTCCATCGCGGGCATCGCCGGCAACAACGGCCAGACCAACTACGCGGCCAGCAAGGCCGGCATCATCGGCCTGGTCCGCTCGCTGGCCCCGCGCGCCGCCGCCGACCACGGCGTCACGGTCAACGCGGTGGCCCCCGGCTTCATCGAGACGAAGATGACCGCCGCCGTCCCGCTCCTCATCCGCGAGGCCGGCCGCCGCATGAACTCCCTCGCGCAGGGCGGTCTCCCGGTCGACGTGGCCGAGACCACCGCCTGGTTCGCCCAGCCCGCGTCGACGGCCGTCAACGGCCAGATCGTCCGGGTCTGCGGCCAGAGCCTGCTGGGGGCGTGA
- a CDS encoding MaoC/PaaZ C-terminal domain-containing protein, with translation MSLALSLARGAVTSPFKRAGRPGATLPTDRLHLPAASLAPGPLAAYRTICGFPATGPLPVTYPHVLAFPLAMRLMTRPGFPLPVTGLVHTWIEITAHRPLQPDELLELTVYAAELNPHRRGTEVTVVTEARLAGELVWESRSGYLSRHATRTEATAPPAGPSEGSPALPAVAEWRLPGNLGRRYGAASGDRNPIHLHPLTARLFGFPRAIAHGMWTVARCLAENPDQGRIRFVRADFRAPVLLPGTVTYATDGTAFQLRGGGDGERVHLTGTTG, from the coding sequence ATGAGCCTCGCCCTCTCGCTCGCCCGGGGCGCCGTCACCTCGCCCTTCAAACGGGCCGGACGCCCCGGCGCCACCCTCCCCACCGACCGCCTCCACCTGCCGGCCGCGTCCCTCGCACCCGGCCCCCTGGCCGCGTACCGCACGATCTGCGGCTTCCCGGCGACCGGGCCGCTGCCGGTGACGTACCCGCACGTCCTGGCGTTCCCCCTGGCCATGCGGCTGATGACCCGCCCCGGCTTCCCGCTCCCCGTCACCGGCCTCGTCCACACCTGGATCGAGATCACCGCCCACCGCCCGCTCCAGCCGGACGAGCTGCTGGAACTCACGGTCTACGCGGCGGAGTTGAACCCGCACCGGCGCGGCACGGAGGTCACCGTCGTGACCGAGGCGCGGCTCGCGGGAGAGCTGGTGTGGGAGTCCCGCAGCGGCTATCTGTCCCGGCACGCGACGCGCACGGAGGCCACGGCACCACCGGCCGGGCCTTCGGAGGGCTCCCCGGCCCTCCCCGCCGTCGCCGAGTGGCGGCTGCCCGGCAACCTCGGGCGGCGGTACGGGGCCGCGTCCGGCGACCGCAATCCGATCCACCTCCACCCGCTGACCGCGCGGCTGTTCGGCTTCCCCCGGGCCATCGCGCACGGCATGTGGACCGTGGCCCGCTGCCTCGCCGAGAACCCGGATCAGGGCCGTATCCGGTTCGTGCGGGCGGACTTCCGGGCCCCCGTGCTGCTGCCCGGCACCGTCACGTACGCCACCGACGGCACGGCGTTCCAGCTGCGGGGAGGCGGCGACGGCGAGCGGGTGCACCTCACGGGGACTACGGGCTAG
- a CDS encoding TetR/AcrR family transcriptional regulator encodes MPRAVRERQMMDAAVRTFGQRGYRAASMDEIAELAGVSKPLVYLYLNSKDELFTACIRREAQALLAAVQAGVEPGLPADRQLWDGLRAFFTHTAENPDGWAVLYRQARTHGEPFATEVNVMREEIVAFVTGLIGAAAREAHHDPALPDRDVAGLAQALVGAAEALAGWANETPGVSAREAAATMMNFSWAGLENLMNGRPWQVPSP; translated from the coding sequence ATGCCGCGCGCCGTGCGCGAGCGGCAGATGATGGACGCCGCGGTGCGGACGTTCGGGCAGCGGGGGTACCGGGCCGCCTCGATGGACGAGATCGCCGAGCTGGCCGGGGTGTCCAAGCCGCTGGTGTACCTGTACCTGAACTCCAAGGACGAGCTGTTCACCGCGTGCATCCGGCGCGAGGCGCAGGCGCTGCTGGCCGCCGTGCAGGCGGGCGTCGAGCCGGGGCTGCCGGCCGACCGGCAACTGTGGGACGGGCTGCGGGCGTTCTTCACGCACACCGCGGAGAACCCGGACGGCTGGGCGGTGCTGTACCGGCAGGCGCGGACCCACGGGGAGCCGTTCGCCACCGAGGTCAACGTGATGCGCGAGGAGATCGTCGCGTTCGTGACCGGTCTGATCGGCGCCGCCGCCCGCGAGGCGCACCACGACCCGGCGCTCCCTGACCGGGACGTGGCGGGCCTCGCACAGGCGCTGGTGGGCGCGGCGGAGGCACTGGCCGGCTGGGCCAACGAGACCCCGGGCGTCTCGGCCCGGGAGGCGGCGGCCACGATGATGAACTTCTCCTGGGCGGGCCTGGAGAACCTGATGAACGGCCGCCCGTGGCAGGTGCCTAGCCCGTAG
- a CDS encoding dicarboxylate/amino acid:cation symporter: MSANPASTAEKPAGSGFRIPKVPFWAQIVAGLILGVLLGWLARSQDIHWLYTTLDKVGHIFVQLLKLAVAPLVFFAILVSITNLRKVNNAARLASRTVLWFMITSLIAVAIGLAIGLITNPGSGTGLTPKDGKLPEHSGSWLDFLTGIIPDNVITPFAELNVLQIVFMAAVAGIAALQLGEKAQPILTLSEAVLELLQKALWWVIRLAPLGTVGLIGYAIADYGWDLIGKYATFTADVYIGCALVLFGVYPLLLATVAKVSPLQFFKGAWPAIQLAFVSRSSVGTMPVTQKVTERLGVPKEYASFSVPFGATTKMDGCAAIYPALAAIFIAQIFDVQLGVGDYILIAFVSVIGSAATAGLTGATVMLTLTLSTLGLPLEGVGLLMAIDPILDMMRTATNVAGQALVPVIVSAREKILDHDAYNSASASPVDDIEVRETEQDRVPVAA, from the coding sequence GTGTCCGCGAACCCCGCGTCCACCGCCGAGAAGCCCGCAGGCTCCGGCTTCCGCATACCGAAGGTCCCGTTCTGGGCCCAGATCGTCGCCGGTCTGATCCTCGGCGTCCTGCTCGGCTGGCTCGCCCGCAGCCAGGACATCCACTGGCTGTACACCACGCTCGACAAGGTCGGCCACATCTTCGTCCAGCTGCTGAAGCTGGCCGTCGCGCCCCTCGTCTTCTTCGCGATCCTGGTGTCGATCACCAACCTGCGCAAGGTCAACAACGCCGCCCGGCTGGCCTCCCGCACCGTGCTCTGGTTCATGATCACCTCGCTGATCGCGGTCGCCATCGGCCTCGCGATCGGCCTGATCACCAACCCGGGCTCCGGCACCGGCCTCACCCCGAAGGACGGCAAGCTCCCCGAGCACTCCGGCTCCTGGCTCGACTTCCTGACCGGCATCATCCCGGACAACGTCATCACGCCGTTCGCCGAGCTGAACGTCCTGCAGATCGTCTTCATGGCCGCCGTCGCCGGTATCGCCGCCCTCCAGCTCGGTGAGAAGGCGCAGCCGATCCTCACCCTCAGCGAGGCCGTCCTGGAGCTCCTGCAGAAGGCCCTGTGGTGGGTCATCCGCCTCGCCCCGCTCGGCACCGTCGGCCTCATCGGCTACGCGATCGCCGACTACGGCTGGGACCTGATCGGCAAGTACGCGACCTTCACCGCCGATGTCTACATCGGCTGCGCCCTGGTGCTGTTCGGCGTCTACCCGCTGCTGCTCGCCACCGTCGCCAAGGTCAGCCCGCTCCAGTTCTTCAAGGGCGCCTGGCCCGCGATCCAGCTGGCGTTCGTCTCGCGCTCCTCGGTCGGCACCATGCCGGTCACCCAGAAGGTCACCGAGCGCCTGGGCGTCCCGAAGGAGTACGCCTCCTTCTCCGTCCCGTTCGGCGCCACCACCAAGATGGACGGCTGCGCCGCGATCTACCCGGCGCTCGCCGCGATCTTCATCGCGCAGATCTTCGACGTGCAGCTGGGGGTCGGCGACTACATCCTGATCGCGTTCGTCTCGGTCATCGGTTCGGCGGCCACCGCCGGTCTGACCGGCGCCACGGTCATGCTGACGCTGACCCTGTCGACTCTGGGCCTCCCGCTGGAGGGCGTCGGCCTGCTCATGGCCATCGACCCGATCCTGGACATGATGCGGACCGCCACCAACGTGGCAGGCCAGGCGCTCGTCCCGGTGATCGTCTCCGCCCGCGAGAAGATCCTCGACCACGACGCCTACAACTCGGCCTCGGCCTCCCCGGTCGACGACATCGAGGTGCGCGAGACCGAGCAGGACCGCGTCCCGGTCGCGGCCTGA
- a CDS encoding DUF4229 domain-containing protein produces the protein MRLSIFVGCFVVAAIAVNFGVVPSGVGGSNVVWVILLALVLSAPLSFVLLRRQRDEMSEQLVSSVDRAKARLEANRTREDGVTP, from the coding sequence ATGCGTCTCAGCATCTTCGTCGGCTGCTTCGTCGTCGCCGCCATCGCCGTCAACTTCGGAGTGGTGCCGTCCGGGGTCGGGGGATCCAACGTCGTCTGGGTCATCCTGCTCGCCCTGGTGCTGTCCGCGCCGCTCAGCTTCGTCCTGCTGCGCAGGCAGCGCGACGAGATGTCCGAGCAGCTCGTCTCCTCGGTCGACCGCGCCAAGGCCCGCCTGGAGGCCAACCGCACGCGCGAGGACGGCGTCACGCCGTAG
- a CDS encoding GNAT family N-acetyltransferase yields MALTFEVDPTFDRSVRDGIVALWADVSNAGGAVGFVPPVSEGDVRPELLKHQVALTEGRTRLVVGYDEDGRVAATAFLTLNTHRLMAHWLWAYTVMVHPRHQGRGYGRDLMAVVADTARATEGIEAVRLTCRGGTGADRFYAACGYKEVGRVPGAIRVSEGDDRDDIIMLLTLG; encoded by the coding sequence ATGGCTCTTACATTCGAGGTGGATCCGACGTTCGACCGGTCCGTGCGCGACGGCATCGTCGCGCTCTGGGCCGATGTCTCCAACGCGGGCGGCGCGGTGGGCTTCGTGCCGCCGGTGTCGGAGGGAGACGTCCGGCCCGAGCTGCTGAAGCACCAGGTCGCCCTGACCGAGGGCCGCACCCGGCTGGTCGTCGGCTACGACGAGGACGGCCGCGTCGCCGCCACCGCGTTCCTGACGCTCAACACGCACCGGTTGATGGCGCACTGGCTGTGGGCCTACACCGTGATGGTCCACCCCCGCCACCAGGGCCGGGGCTACGGGCGCGATCTGATGGCGGTCGTCGCGGACACGGCCCGCGCGACCGAGGGCATCGAGGCCGTCCGGCTCACCTGCCGGGGCGGCACGGGCGCCGACCGCTTCTACGCCGCCTGCGGCTACAAGGAGGTCGGACGGGTTCCGGGGGCGATCCGGGTCTCCGAGGGCGACGACCGGGACGACATCATCATGCTGCTGACGCTGGGCTGA
- the mqnE gene encoding aminofutalosine synthase MqnE: MDAGLKRELEQKVRDGERLTREDGIALYESDDLAWLGGLAHEVRTRKNGDVVHFNVNRHLNMTNVCTASCAYCSFQRKPGEKDAYTMRIEEAVKLAKAMEGENLTELHIVNGLHPSLPWRYYPRSLSALKEALPQVSLKAFTATEIHHFETISGMSASDILDELIEAGLESLTGGGAEIFDWEVRQHIVDHRTHWEDWSRIHRLAHEKGLKTPATMLYGHIEEPRHRVDHVLRLRELQDETGGFQVFIPLRYQHDFVDMKDGKVRNKLQARTTMATGAEALKTFAVSRLLFDNVPHVKVFWVMHGVQTAQLALQHGADDMDGSVVEYKITHDADNYGTPNKLTREDLLDLIRDAGFRPVERNTRYEIIREYPGPDADRRESPQPMRV, translated from the coding sequence GTGGACGCGGGACTCAAGCGCGAGCTGGAGCAGAAGGTCCGGGACGGTGAGCGGCTGACCCGCGAGGACGGGATCGCGCTCTACGAGTCCGACGACCTGGCGTGGCTCGGCGGGCTGGCCCACGAGGTGCGTACGCGCAAGAACGGCGACGTCGTCCACTTCAACGTCAACCGCCACCTCAACATGACCAACGTGTGCACCGCGTCCTGCGCGTACTGCTCCTTCCAGCGCAAGCCGGGGGAGAAGGACGCGTACACGATGCGCATCGAGGAGGCGGTGAAGCTCGCCAAGGCGATGGAGGGCGAGAACCTCACCGAGCTGCACATCGTCAACGGGCTGCACCCCTCCCTGCCGTGGCGCTACTACCCGCGCTCGCTGAGCGCGCTGAAGGAAGCGCTGCCGCAGGTCTCCCTCAAGGCGTTCACCGCCACCGAGATCCACCACTTCGAGACCATCTCCGGGATGTCCGCGTCGGACATCCTCGACGAGCTGATCGAGGCCGGTCTGGAGTCGCTGACCGGTGGCGGCGCGGAGATCTTCGACTGGGAGGTCCGCCAGCACATCGTGGACCACCGGACGCACTGGGAGGACTGGTCGCGTATCCACCGGCTCGCCCACGAGAAGGGGCTCAAGACCCCGGCGACCATGCTGTACGGGCACATCGAGGAGCCCCGGCACCGCGTCGACCACGTGCTGCGGCTGCGGGAGCTCCAGGACGAGACCGGCGGCTTCCAGGTCTTCATCCCGCTGCGCTACCAGCACGACTTCGTGGACATGAAGGACGGCAAGGTCCGCAACAAGCTCCAGGCGCGGACCACGATGGCGACCGGCGCCGAGGCGCTGAAGACCTTCGCCGTCTCCCGGCTGCTGTTCGACAACGTGCCGCACGTCAAGGTGTTCTGGGTGATGCACGGTGTCCAGACCGCGCAGCTCGCCCTCCAGCACGGCGCGGACGACATGGACGGCTCGGTCGTCGAGTACAAGATCACGCACGACGCGGACAACTACGGCACGCCGAACAAGCTGACCCGCGAGGACCTGCTCGACCTGATCCGCGACGCCGGCTTCCGCCCGGTGGAGCGCAACACCCGGTACGAGATCATCCGCGAGTACCCGGGCCCGGACGCGGACCGGCGCGAGTCGCCGCAGCCGATGCGGGTCTGA
- a CDS encoding Lrp/AsnC family transcriptional regulator: protein MDAVDRQLIQALRENGRASYAELGRLVGLSGPSVTDRINRLESAGVITGYRATVDAASLGLGVTALIGISLSDAADHEDVARRLKDLAEIEDAWFIAGDDSYMLKVRVGDVDGLEKTIRRLSGTKGVSRTRTTIVLSTKWENRVGDLPEEH from the coding sequence ATGGACGCGGTGGACAGGCAGCTCATCCAGGCCCTCCGGGAGAACGGCAGGGCCTCGTACGCCGAGCTCGGACGGCTCGTCGGGCTCTCCGGGCCCAGCGTCACCGACCGCATCAACCGGCTGGAATCCGCCGGTGTCATCACCGGTTACCGCGCCACCGTCGACGCGGCCTCGCTCGGTCTCGGCGTCACGGCGCTGATCGGCATCTCGCTCTCCGACGCGGCCGACCACGAGGACGTGGCGCGCCGGCTGAAGGACCTCGCGGAGATCGAGGACGCCTGGTTCATCGCGGGCGACGACTCGTACATGCTCAAGGTGCGCGTCGGTGACGTGGACGGCCTGGAGAAGACCATCCGCCGGCTCAGCGGCACCAAGGGCGTCTCGCGGACCCGCACCACCATCGTGCTCTCCACCAAGTGGGAGAACCGGGTCGGAGACCTCCCCGAGGAGCACTAG
- a CDS encoding UbiX family flavin prenyltransferase: protein MSQQQRKPWIVGVSGASGTPFAAAVLRGLLAAGESVDLVVSRASRLTLLDETGIAFRDAHWREDLAAWLARGADGKPHTFDVDVSGVRHWAAGDLAAGPSSGSYPAKGMLVVPASTACVAGVALGLSKDLLQRAASVTLKERRKLVVAVRETPLSGATLKQLVALDEAGAVVLPASPGFYAGATHIQDLVDFVAGRVLDAAGVPHLLYRRWEGELGGGSPG, encoded by the coding sequence GTGAGTCAGCAGCAGCGAAAGCCTTGGATTGTCGGGGTTTCGGGCGCTTCGGGTACGCCATTTGCCGCTGCTGTGCTGCGTGGGCTGCTGGCCGCCGGGGAGAGCGTCGATCTGGTCGTGAGCCGGGCGTCGCGGCTGACGCTGCTGGACGAGACGGGGATCGCCTTCCGGGACGCGCACTGGCGCGAGGATCTGGCGGCCTGGCTGGCGCGGGGCGCGGACGGGAAGCCGCACACCTTCGACGTGGACGTGTCGGGCGTACGCCACTGGGCGGCCGGTGATCTGGCCGCGGGGCCGTCCTCGGGGTCGTACCCGGCGAAGGGGATGCTGGTCGTGCCGGCGTCGACGGCGTGTGTGGCGGGGGTGGCGCTCGGGCTGTCGAAGGACCTGTTGCAGCGGGCGGCGAGCGTGACGCTCAAGGAGCGCCGGAAGCTGGTGGTCGCGGTGCGCGAGACGCCGCTCAGTGGGGCGACGCTGAAGCAGCTGGTGGCCCTGGACGAGGCGGGCGCGGTCGTGCTGCCCGCCTCGCCGGGCTTCTACGCGGGGGCGACGCACATCCAGGATCTGGTGGACTTCGTCGCGGGGCGGGTGCTGGACGCGGCGGGGGTGCCGCATCTGCTGTACCGCCGTTGGGAGGGGGAACTCGGTGGTGGCTCCCCGGGCTGA